One genomic window of Octopus bimaculoides isolate UCB-OBI-ISO-001 chromosome 2, ASM119413v2, whole genome shotgun sequence includes the following:
- the LOC106882427 gene encoding cytochrome P450 26A1 isoform X1 produces the protein MLRRQFSLIHVRKATFYNQFSTMTSLFQSLVENTSSYIFYAASVILSLALISISHCFYFRLITKLYNLPPGTMGYFPLIGETLTFLKLKEKFTFQRHSKYGRVYKTHIFGSPTVRVCGSDNIRTLMMGDTKILQVFWPPSTQSLVGSYSLAVSSGNHHRQHKSLLLKTMTPSKLKSHLDHFQTTASEKIESWINSGIIDPVQQCRDMTVRSVIKYFIRNDLDESVIQKLIKEITTFEKNLMSIPLNIPGTGFYKSMKARAEICSIIRSVLCQNNKETKCQAQPKDFLNSLHCMLQENRDGNIERKIEDSILEIIFAGNLTTTVSSFSTLYLLANHPKVLQKLREELNEFGLMSHDGIHYPIVTQDHIPKLNYLQCVFKEILRRLPPVGGVYRKVVKPFQLEGYTIPANWRVVCSIRDQHIGDSTFDNPMTFNPDRWLETADDHSAFDFIPFGAASRRCVGKDFARLSILYTILELARRAQWKMQPSTVKIDFIPAPKPMEEMTAIFERYKHE, from the exons ATGTTAAGACGGCAGTTCTCTCTCATACATGTACGTAAAGCAACTTTTTACA ACCAATTTTCAACAATGACGTCGTTATTCCAGTCCCTGGTGGAAAATACTTCCAGTTATATCTTCTATGCAGCCTCTGTCATCCTCTCACTAGCTTTAATCTCCATATCACATTGTTTTTACTTTCGTTTGATCACCAAACTGTATAACTTACCACctggtaccatgggttatttccctttgatCGGAGAAACGCTTACCTTTTTAAAGTTGAAG GAAAAATTCACCTTCCAACGTCACTCCAAATATGGTAGGGTTTATAAGACCCATATATTTGGCAGCCCAACCGTCCGAGTGTGTGGTAGTGATAATATTCGTACATTGATGATGGGAGACACTAAAATCTTACAGGTCTTCTGGCCACCATCTACTCAGTCTCTTGTCGGTTCTTATTCATTAGCAGTGAGTTCTGGTAACCACCATCGCCAACATAAAAGTTTACTCCTCAAAACAATGACACCATCTAAGCTGAAATCTCACTTGGATCATTTCCAGACAACAGCCTCTGAGAAAATAGAGTCCTGGATAAACAGTGGTATTATTGATCCTGTTCAGCAGTGTCGTGATATGACAGTCAGGAgtgtgataaaatatttcataagaaatgACTTAGATGAATCTGTTATACAAAAACTTATCAAAGAAATAACTACCTTTGAGAAGAACCTAATGTCAATACCTCTCAATATACCTGGTACTGGTTTTTACAAG AGTATGAAAGCTCGGGCTGAAATATGTTCCATTATTCGATCAGTTTTATGTCAGAACAATAAGGAGACAAAGTGTCAAGCACAACCCAAAGACTTCTTGAATTCTCTTCATTGCATGCTACAAGAAAACCGTGATGGAaacatagagagaaaaatagaagatTCTATATTAGAGATAATCTTTGCTGGCAACTTAACAACAACAGTTTCTTCTTTTTCAACCCTGTATTTACTGGCTAATCATCCTAAAGTGTTGCAGAAATTAAGAGAAGAGCTTAACGAGTTTGGGCTGATGTCACATGATGGAATCCATTATCCAATTGTGACACAAGACCATATACCAAAATTGAATTACCTACAATGTGTATTTAAAGAGATACTTCGTCGACTACCTCCAGTCGGAGGTGTTTATCGGAAGGTGGTTAAACCTTTCCAGCTTGAG GGCTACACCATCCCAGCCAACTGGAGAGTTGTCTGTTCCATACGAGATCAACACATTGGTGATTCCACTTTCGACAATCCAATGACCTTTAATCCTGATCGATGGTTAGAGACAGCAGATGATCACTCAGCGTTTGATTTCATACCTTTTGGGGCTGCTTCTCGTCGTTGTGTAGGGAAAGACTTTGCCAGATTGTCCATCCTTTATACAATATTAGAATTAGCTAGAAGGGCCCAGTGGAAGATGCAGCCAAGTACTGTAAAGATAGATTTCATTCCTGCTCCTAAACCCATGGAAGAAATGACTGCCATCTTTGAACGATATAAACATGAGTGA
- the LOC106882427 gene encoding cytochrome P450 26A1 isoform X2 produces the protein MMFSYVKTAVLSHTYQFSTMTSLFQSLVENTSSYIFYAASVILSLALISISHCFYFRLITKLYNLPPGTMGYFPLIGETLTFLKLKEKFTFQRHSKYGRVYKTHIFGSPTVRVCGSDNIRTLMMGDTKILQVFWPPSTQSLVGSYSLAVSSGNHHRQHKSLLLKTMTPSKLKSHLDHFQTTASEKIESWINSGIIDPVQQCRDMTVRSVIKYFIRNDLDESVIQKLIKEITTFEKNLMSIPLNIPGTGFYKSMKARAEICSIIRSVLCQNNKETKCQAQPKDFLNSLHCMLQENRDGNIERKIEDSILEIIFAGNLTTTVSSFSTLYLLANHPKVLQKLREELNEFGLMSHDGIHYPIVTQDHIPKLNYLQCVFKEILRRLPPVGGVYRKVVKPFQLEGYTIPANWRVVCSIRDQHIGDSTFDNPMTFNPDRWLETADDHSAFDFIPFGAASRRCVGKDFARLSILYTILELARRAQWKMQPSTVKIDFIPAPKPMEEMTAIFERYKHE, from the exons ATGATGTTTTCATATGTTAAGACGGCAGTTCTCTCTCATACAT ACCAATTTTCAACAATGACGTCGTTATTCCAGTCCCTGGTGGAAAATACTTCCAGTTATATCTTCTATGCAGCCTCTGTCATCCTCTCACTAGCTTTAATCTCCATATCACATTGTTTTTACTTTCGTTTGATCACCAAACTGTATAACTTACCACctggtaccatgggttatttccctttgatCGGAGAAACGCTTACCTTTTTAAAGTTGAAG GAAAAATTCACCTTCCAACGTCACTCCAAATATGGTAGGGTTTATAAGACCCATATATTTGGCAGCCCAACCGTCCGAGTGTGTGGTAGTGATAATATTCGTACATTGATGATGGGAGACACTAAAATCTTACAGGTCTTCTGGCCACCATCTACTCAGTCTCTTGTCGGTTCTTATTCATTAGCAGTGAGTTCTGGTAACCACCATCGCCAACATAAAAGTTTACTCCTCAAAACAATGACACCATCTAAGCTGAAATCTCACTTGGATCATTTCCAGACAACAGCCTCTGAGAAAATAGAGTCCTGGATAAACAGTGGTATTATTGATCCTGTTCAGCAGTGTCGTGATATGACAGTCAGGAgtgtgataaaatatttcataagaaatgACTTAGATGAATCTGTTATACAAAAACTTATCAAAGAAATAACTACCTTTGAGAAGAACCTAATGTCAATACCTCTCAATATACCTGGTACTGGTTTTTACAAG AGTATGAAAGCTCGGGCTGAAATATGTTCCATTATTCGATCAGTTTTATGTCAGAACAATAAGGAGACAAAGTGTCAAGCACAACCCAAAGACTTCTTGAATTCTCTTCATTGCATGCTACAAGAAAACCGTGATGGAaacatagagagaaaaatagaagatTCTATATTAGAGATAATCTTTGCTGGCAACTTAACAACAACAGTTTCTTCTTTTTCAACCCTGTATTTACTGGCTAATCATCCTAAAGTGTTGCAGAAATTAAGAGAAGAGCTTAACGAGTTTGGGCTGATGTCACATGATGGAATCCATTATCCAATTGTGACACAAGACCATATACCAAAATTGAATTACCTACAATGTGTATTTAAAGAGATACTTCGTCGACTACCTCCAGTCGGAGGTGTTTATCGGAAGGTGGTTAAACCTTTCCAGCTTGAG GGCTACACCATCCCAGCCAACTGGAGAGTTGTCTGTTCCATACGAGATCAACACATTGGTGATTCCACTTTCGACAATCCAATGACCTTTAATCCTGATCGATGGTTAGAGACAGCAGATGATCACTCAGCGTTTGATTTCATACCTTTTGGGGCTGCTTCTCGTCGTTGTGTAGGGAAAGACTTTGCCAGATTGTCCATCCTTTATACAATATTAGAATTAGCTAGAAGGGCCCAGTGGAAGATGCAGCCAAGTACTGTAAAGATAGATTTCATTCCTGCTCCTAAACCCATGGAAGAAATGACTGCCATCTTTGAACGATATAAACATGAGTGA